A window of the Phaseolus vulgaris cultivar G19833 chromosome 5, P. vulgaris v2.0, whole genome shotgun sequence genome harbors these coding sequences:
- the LOC137833880 gene encoding late embryogenesis abundant protein 6-like — MQAVKEKFQSMNATRKAKQEAKAEEKAEKEIAKARMDVAREIRLAKQAEAEMDLHVANAGKRVDHEISKHTANNPNLVEEANLMEDTSKGAQTTNVPTYRN, encoded by the exons ATGCAAGCTGTGAAAGAAAAGTTTCAGAGTATGAATGCCACACGCAAGGCAAAACAAGAAGCAAAGGCTGAAGAAAAG GCGGAGAAAGAGATTGCGAAGGCGAGAATGGATGTTGCTCGAGAGATAAGGTTGGCAAAACAAGCTGAAGCAGAAATGGATCTTCATGTGGCAAATGCAGGAAAAAGGGTTGATCATGAAATATCTAAACACACTGCTAATAACCCTAACCTTGTTGAAGAAGCCAATCTCATGGAGGACACTTCAAAGGGAGCACAAACAACAAATGTTCCCACTTACAGAAACTAA
- the LOC137834709 gene encoding carboxylesterase 15-like yields MVHEKKLVDEVSGWLKIYDDGSVDRTWTGPPQFKFLSDPVLPHQQFIDGVAVRDTTISLGDHNLRVRLYLPEVKSESKKKLPIILHFHGGGFCISEPDWFMYYHFYGRVALAAQAIVVSPFLRRAPEHRLPAAIDDAFDTLLWLQAVAQSGSQEPWLEQHGDFNRVFLIGDSSGGNVVHEVASRAGSVELRPVRVAGAIPVHPGYVRSERSRSELEMPQSPFLTLDMLDKFLELALPVGATKDHPITCPMGEAAPPLEGLKLPAVLLCVAEMDLIRDTEMEYYEALKKRNKDVEVYFSNGMTHSFYLNKVGVDMDPNVRAQTDALLTKFKDFIQKH; encoded by the coding sequence atggtgCATGAAAAGAAACTAGTTGATGAAGTCTCCGGTTGGCTCAAAATCTATGATGACGGTTCAGTAGACCGGACCTGGACCGGACCGCcacaatttaaatttttgtcCGATCCGGTTCTTCCCCACCAACAATTTATCGATGGTGTTGCTGTTCGCGATACCACCATTTCTCTAGGTGATCACAACCTCCGTGTTCGATTATACTTGCCGGAAGTTAAGTCGGAGAGTAAGAAAAAATTACCCATTATTCTTCATTTTCACGGTGGTGGGTTTTGCATCAGTGAACCGGACTGGTTCATGTACTACCACTTTTACGGTCGAGTTGCTCTAGCGGCTCAGGCCATTGTGGTTTCCCCTTTCCTCCGCCGTGCTCCGGAGCACCGTCTCCCGGCCGCCATTGACGACGCCTTTGACACCCTCCTCTGGCTCCAAGCCGTGGCCCAGTCCGGTTCGCAAGAACCGTGGCTCGAGCAACACGGGGACTTCAACCGGGTTTTTCTCATAGGAGACAGTTCTGGCGGGAACGTGGTGCATGAGGTGGCTTCGAGGGCCGGTTCGGTCGAGCTGAGGCCGGTTCGGGTTGCAGGAGCGATCCCGGTTCACCCCGGGTATGTCCGGTCCGAGCGGAGCCGGTCCGAGCTGGAAATGCCGCAATCACCCTTTTTAACGTTGGACATGCTCGACAAGTTCTTGGAATTGGCACTGCCGGTCGGGGCGACGAAGGACCACCCCATAACGTGCCCGATGGGCGAGGCGGCGCCGCCGCTTGAAGGGCTGAAACTGCCGGCGGTGCTGCTGTGCGTGGCGGAGATGGACTTGATACGAGACACGGAGATGGAGTACTATGAGGCATTGAAGAAACGCAACAAGGACGTGGAAGTTTATTTCAGCAATGGCATGACTCATAGTTTTTATCTGAACAAGGTTGGTGTGGATATGGACCCTAATGTTCGTGCACAAACCGATGCTCTCCTCACCAAGTTCAAGGACTTCATTCAGAAGCACTGA